The following proteins are encoded in a genomic region of Deltaproteobacteria bacterium:
- a CDS encoding UbiD family decarboxylase, whose amino-acid sequence TASNTVFEGGMGIDATVPFGYESDFLRPVYAVEKVDLKNFFSDKDIANAKSRMHGWVHSLARTGR is encoded by the coding sequence GGACCGCCTCCAACACCGTGTTCGAGGGCGGCATGGGCATCGACGCCACCGTGCCCTTCGGCTACGAGAGCGACTTCCTGCGCCCCGTGTACGCGGTGGAGAAGGTCGACCTCAAGAACTTCTTCAGCGACAAGGACATCGCCAACGCCAAGTCCCGGATGCACGGCTGGGTGCACTCCCTGGCGCGCACCGGCCGGTAA
- a CDS encoding phospho-sugar mutase yields MTDPARLDRMCGLLTERYGTAGDEAAVRLRRWIGGEIPYAEPEVIERHLDEPHAALLFDSFRQVLPFGTGGRRGPMGYGTNRMNPSTVAMTAQGHANYLRANARGAELSVVVANDVRVFADNAGVYAFLGQTHPLLEVSSRSLARLACEIYAANGIVAYLEEPADDHAVTSTPELSFFIVQLGASGGVNVSASHNPPDDNGIKVYDAYGSQPVAPEDQRLVDTMEAATEVRTVPFGEGLRSGMIRPLPPDLRTAYVDTYVDLYGDLYPPRADAPVVYTPLCGCGVHTVKPVLERLGFPVLMPPDQGPDGSFAAIPFKAPNPEVPHATVPARAFADRHGAGIVLSSDPDADRIGMEARLEDGSWYHFDGNQIAAILCHHLMLDSQGPRRRGLVMETLVTTKLLGRVVAEAGDSWLIDDLLVGFKYVADVLKTLERTGRYKDIACSPRDLVLAAEESHGVVMAPGIRDKDATPACMVLAGLYQRLLDEGRTMLDYYVAMLRELGGYDNVNRSIVLAGAEGTRKKDRIMAALRESPPRELGGHPVQRFVDYWDPERFGPIASDTDRLPRNVLQAHTDRFVITVRPSGTEPKLKLYCQLLPDGGTPDGGGTDLLRRVRTRADAVVRAVYNEMLSRIDVSLDEAALLLPDIIDLEGRQRFGRETVPRLRDAMKSGRFTGLDKLLDWLRREAAAMTPAADPLPALRPALAWLCRRWRREDDMTLVEELENWAERDL; encoded by the coding sequence ATGACCGACCCCGCGCGACTGGACCGGATGTGCGGCCTGCTGACGGAGCGCTACGGCACCGCCGGAGACGAGGCGGCTGTGCGCCTGCGCCGTTGGATCGGCGGCGAGATTCCATATGCAGAGCCGGAGGTCATCGAGCGGCATCTGGACGAGCCTCACGCGGCCCTGTTGTTCGACTCCTTCCGGCAAGTACTGCCGTTCGGCACCGGCGGCCGCCGAGGACCCATGGGCTACGGCACCAACCGGATGAACCCGTCGACTGTGGCCATGACCGCCCAAGGGCACGCGAACTATCTGAGGGCCAACGCTCGCGGCGCGGAGCTCAGCGTGGTGGTGGCCAACGATGTGCGCGTGTTCGCCGACAACGCCGGGGTGTACGCGTTCCTGGGACAGACTCACCCATTGCTGGAGGTATCCTCGCGTTCGCTCGCCCGCCTGGCGTGCGAGATATACGCTGCCAACGGCATCGTCGCTTACCTGGAGGAGCCGGCCGACGACCACGCCGTCACCAGCACGCCGGAGCTTTCGTTTTTCATCGTGCAGCTTGGCGCCAGCGGCGGCGTGAACGTCTCGGCGTCACACAACCCGCCGGACGACAACGGCATCAAGGTGTACGACGCCTACGGCAGCCAACCCGTCGCGCCCGAGGACCAGCGGCTGGTGGACACCATGGAGGCGGCCACGGAGGTACGCACCGTTCCCTTCGGCGAGGGCCTTCGGTCTGGGATGATCCGTCCGCTGCCGCCGGATCTCCGCACCGCCTACGTCGACACCTACGTAGACTTGTACGGGGACCTCTACCCTCCCCGGGCGGACGCGCCGGTGGTCTACACGCCCCTGTGCGGCTGCGGCGTCCACACGGTGAAGCCGGTGCTGGAGCGGCTGGGCTTCCCGGTGCTCATGCCGCCCGACCAGGGCCCGGACGGGAGCTTCGCCGCCATCCCCTTCAAGGCGCCCAACCCGGAGGTGCCCCACGCCACCGTCCCGGCGCGGGCGTTCGCCGACCGCCACGGCGCCGGCATCGTCCTGTCCAGCGATCCCGACGCCGACCGCATCGGCATGGAAGCGCGCCTGGAGGACGGCTCCTGGTACCACTTCGACGGCAACCAGATCGCCGCCATTCTGTGCCATCATCTCATGCTCGACTCCCAGGGGCCGCGCCGCCGGGGGCTCGTGATGGAAACCCTGGTGACCACCAAACTGCTCGGAAGGGTCGTGGCCGAGGCCGGGGATTCGTGGCTCATCGACGACCTGCTGGTGGGTTTCAAGTACGTCGCCGACGTGCTCAAGACCCTGGAGCGCACGGGCCGCTACAAGGACATCGCCTGCTCGCCGCGGGACCTCGTCCTCGCCGCCGAGGAGAGCCACGGCGTGGTCATGGCCCCGGGCATCCGCGACAAGGACGCCACCCCGGCGTGCATGGTGCTGGCGGGCCTCTACCAGCGCCTGCTGGACGAAGGCCGCACCATGCTGGACTACTACGTAGCCATGCTGCGGGAGCTGGGCGGCTACGACAACGTCAACCGCAGCATCGTCCTGGCCGGCGCTGAAGGGACGCGCAAGAAGGACCGCATCATGGCGGCGCTGCGGGAGTCGCCGCCCCGGGAGCTTGGCGGGCACCCGGTCCAACGCTTCGTCGACTACTGGGACCCGGAGCGCTTCGGCCCCATCGCCAGCGACACCGACCGGCTCCCGCGGAACGTTCTCCAGGCTCACACCGACCGTTTCGTGATCACCGTGCGCCCGTCCGGCACCGAGCCCAAGCTCAAGCTCTATTGCCAGTTGCTGCCGGACGGAGGAACACCGGACGGCGGCGGCACCGACCTGCTGCGCCGGGTAAGGACGAGGGCCGATGCGGTCGTCCGCGCCGTCTACAACGAAATGCTCTCGCGCATCGACGTCTCGCTCGACGAAGCGGCGCTGCTGCTGCCCGACATCATCGACCTGGAAGGCAGGCAACGCTTCGGCCGGGAGACCGTGCCGCGCCTGCGCGACGCAATGAAGAGCGGCCGGTTCACCGGCCTTGACAAGCTGCTGGATTGGCTGCGGCGCGAGGCGGCCGCCATGACCCCGGCGGCGGACCCCCTGCCCGC